TCTGAGCTTTTGAGGAAGGAGCTGGCTAAGGACAAAACACTGCTGCTCACAAGCTAGCGTAGGACTCGCTGTGCCTTGAAGTCCCCAAGGCCCAGGCAAAGATGCTGGCACATCAGTCCTAACATCTCACACGTAGCAGCGCGGCAGTACAGCCAAGGCCAAGACGTACAGAAAAAAGCACCTGTACTACACAGGCTAAAAGTAAACGTAGGGGATGAAGAGCTCTCCCCCACCACGTCCCTTTCTTGGGTACCCTTTTCAGCCTCTCAGATATAGTAAGCTTCATTCTTTTATGCCCAAACCACGTGCTTGGGGACCCTAAGGAAAGAACACAGCTCCCCTTGCCAACTGCTCAGTGAGAATAGCCCCATCTAGTGCTTATTCGATTTATTTTGGCTGTAcatgtaagcactgttcagccacccacacacacacacgctccctAATTAATTTTTTCTGGGGCTCTACTGCCCTGGATGAGAAACTAAGGACTCCTCATTGCAGTGACGTGCTCTGAACACAAATATCCCCGAGCTCTTTCTTCCCAGTGGAGCTGTTAACTGGTCAGGAGCTTATTTTCCAATCCTCTTTCAGCACCACATGCCATAGCTACTCACCTGGAACACCATGTGGCTGACAAATGTGTGCTTGGTGCAACGAACCACGTACTCCGTCTCCAGCTCTGTCAGGGCGACAGGCTCTGGGGAAGACTTGAAGAGTGGGCCCAGTCCCCGAAACTCTGGGATTGCCCCCAGTTGCTCTGAAACAGAGGACACAGCAACCATTGCCTTCCCCAACCCACAGGAAGGTGTTAGCAGTTTCAAAGCCCTTGTTTAAGTTGCCAGAGGCTGCTTAGCAAGAAACTATCCATCAATCATCCATAAATATTCACTagggacttttaaaattaaaggcaGAGTCATCCTTTGCCCACATCTATTGCAAGATAGAAAGAACAGGACTGCAGGCACCCCCATCCCCCAGGAGTGAACAGCTGACTTAAAGTTGGCAGCCCATGTCATTCtctgaaaggagaggagaaaaagccaGAGGGGCTAAGGCAGACTCAGCAAGAGGTGGCTATATTGTTCTCACACACAGGCATAGGACAGGTCTTGCATCAGTTTACCTTGGAATATTTCTTGCCGTGTTGCTGCCACCTTCTCTGGCTGTTTGACTACAGCAACAGGGgcattttctgcaaaagaaaaagaaaccaaacaaaaaaaccccaacagatttGAAGGTGAAGAGTAAGAAGTAACTAAATCAGAAAACAGATCAACGTCTGGAGAGGGATTTGACTAAGGAAAGGAAGGGAGCTCATTTCTCATCTTGCTATGGACTAGGCACCCGTATTTAGCTTCCTAAACACCTCTGGaactgcagcagctccaggattACCAACTATTACTATTATTAGCAGTTGGACTAAACCAAACCACTAATGCAGGAGCAACCAGATTTGCTGGCCTTAGTCTTCACAGAAGATGTAATCCCACAAAATTCAAATAGGATGGAGCTCAGCAATTCCCCGCAAGCCCAATGCAGTCTGTTGTCCGGGGGCTGGAGCTGCAAGAGAGTTACTAGCAGTTTGGACCAGCATTCAGGGGACTGCTCCTCACCTGCTCTTTGCTCGACGATAGGAGCTGTTGCCAAAGGAACGGATTTCAAGTCAAAGGGTTTCTCGGAGGGCTCCAGGGTGTACTGATGCAGAGCCCTCTCCAGGCCAGGGATAGACACCGTCAAACCTGGGGACAGAAGGGACAGGTCACTGAAACCACAGATAATGCAGCTCTTTGTCACTTGTTAAACCAGGAAAGAGGTGCAGGCTTGTTTTGAGGACTTCCTGCATTACCATTCAGGATGTAGCCAGCATTGAGGGctttctgcttctgctccagAACATTCAGGTAGAAGGTGGCTCTGTCTCTCACTTCGTTGTCATCATCCATCACACAcctgaaagggaaggggaaaactTTCTTCAGTGCAAGGCAGCAGAGTCCACATGAATGAATCCAGGTGATTAAGCCACCTGACAGGGCCAGAAAAAACACGCCACAGGAGACAACCAGCAATCTACTagtaattgtattagaaaagcaACCATCCACCCCACTTGGCTTCTGTCTGCTTTGTGGTGCTGGATGCAGTGGTGATCCCATCACAGGATCCCAGGTACCCACTGCACCTTCTCAGATCCACAGGTAGAAGAGACTAGACATGCATGGGGATGCTAACAAGCTCTCAAGTGAACAGGGTTTTTCACCCAGGATGTTGAGAAACTCTGAGGTACAACTCACCTTTTCAGTAACACCAAGATACTGGGTAACATCTCCTCATTCTGGGCTCCAAACTTGGCCAGGGCACTTACAGCACCTGTAGCACAagtcatgaaaacagaattagaaagcaaagaaatcagCTAAAGTTTCCTCCATTTCTTGGCCTTGATCAAATGCCACGTCAGAGATGCTACCACTAGTATAAAGCATTACTATGACTAGAAAGAAGCAGATGTATTACAGTGAAGTGCCTGCAAACCTCCCCTGACTAGTTTCAGAGTCACTGCATCTCCCTCCCCATTTCTCAGCTGCAGGCCGCCTCTTCCATCAGTACTGCTGCAGGATCTTTGCTGTGGAAGATGATCTGCTCAGGACTAGAGAGAATACAATCCTCAAAAGCAGAGGTGTTCATACACTGTATTTCCTTGAAGATCTGTCATAGGGCAGACAGTTTTCCAGGTCTGTCTCTTACCTGCCCGGACTTCTTCATGCTCCAGGACAACCCTGTTGTAGATGAAGCGAATGTATTTGGaggggttgttggttttgggcCCTTCCTGCCCCAAGAGGTGGAGGATACGAGTGGCCAGCACAGTGAACTCGCAGTCCTCGATGAATTCGCAGAGGTGAGACAGGCCTGTCTCTTTGCTCTCTGAGTTCTCCTCAATGATGCTGATGATGCAGTCCACGATGGCTCGCTTGTATTCAAAGCCGCCCTAAGGAGCAAAAGGGAACGGCTCAGCTGGAAATCTTGAAGTATTTCAGAGACTCTGAACTAGCCAGACAGGAAAGAATTTCCTTCGAAAAGGTCACTCACACTCAGTGCTTCTAATCTGTGTTTGAAAGGAGAAGGGCAGTAATGCTGCCCCCACTTTTGACCCTCTTTACACCCAGAGGGCCAGCTAATATTCGAGCTCTATTGCCAGCTCCCTTCAGAATGGCTGcagtgaagagaaaaacaagtcCTAAAGAGGGTAAAAGAATCCATCCCCCTGAAGGATTTACATCTCCTTCAAAATCCTCTGCTGCTAGAATTAGTGCCTAAAAACAGCCATATGGGAGGAGAAATAAACCCAACCCTCTCCCCTTTAGCACCAGACATCTGAGGATGAATCACAAGAGAAATATATTAAGGATCATATCTGCCACAGCAGGACCCAGCAAATAGCCCCATTAGTGTGGGAAGACAGGCAATCAATACCTCCCCAGGCACACCCCACAACCTGACGTGCCGTTAATGCTTGGTTATCTTCAGACATTATTTACTAGCGTCCTCAATACACACCAGGGGATTAAACTGCACACTATCCTCTGCCAATAACATGCACAGTGCTGGGCTTTTGGGAGATCTTTCTGGAGCtactttggattaaaaaaaaagctttaaaacagaaTGGTTTGAACTACAAAACCACATTCGAAATGATACCATCCACCCACAGAAAATCTGGGAAAGGAGAACGGTCCATTTTTCACAGGAGCAAAATGAGATGCTCTGGTTTGTTTCCAAACGAGAGGCTGTAATTGGCAGAAAGTGATGTCAGAGCAAGCAGTGGTGCCAGCTGTGTTGCAGGCATGTTAGCTCATTTAGAAACAGCCTCAGCAAACCTCTGTAAAGCTGTCTTTCTACAATTTATGTCTGACTGAATGCAGAGAATGGTTATAGGTACTCGTGATCCCTTCACTTCCACAGCACAGAGAACAGAACAAAAGTGGTCCCGTGTCATCAATAAATAGGTTGTTATCGAATCTTTGTGTACAAGACAAAACTTCTTGGAATTTGCTGTCAAAGTATAAAAGAAAGCTGGTTCAAATGTGAAACACACATGGACTGCCAACAGAACTGCTGTTGCCTGCATTTGCTTTGAGAGTTAATAAACCcccagaaaaatcaaagaatgaaaaccacattaaaaatatgcCTGGCAGTACGCGTATAACTGTTGTGCACAGCTGGCCATTTCTGCCCGTTAGACTGCAAGCCTTTTAGAGAGAGGCTCTTACTGCACAGCATTATCAATAAAAGCTTGACTCTCACAGAGGCCACTGTGCAGTCCTGCAGTTCATGCATACAAACAAGGAACACAAAGTAGTTGTCCTGCAAACTTACCTCTTCCCGAAGCATAGTGAAGAGAAAGTTCATGAGGACGGCGTGTTTGCGAGGATACTTCTGACACAGTGCATTGATGGCCTGCACCACTACAACCTGGAGGAAAAGGGGGGCAAGTAAAAAAGGATTCTGTCCCACCAGGCAGGAAAAAATAGTTGAATTGTGTCAATTTTGTGGTGGTCCCTAGCCTGGAAACTACGGTTTTGCCTCTACTTAtccaatgaatgcagttccaggaggtACAACACTAGGAATTGGAGGAGTCTTTATGCACTGGCCAGCCCCTAGCAAAAGCCAACacccactggaaagaaaaagagatttaattCTCAAACGGCATCTCCCCAGAAGACAGCATGTGACTTTGGAGCTGGGTGCTGTATGACCGAGGCATGGCTTAGACTGATAGCCTCagattctttctcttccctgcaaatactctgcagcccagctcctgcaagcAGCTCCATGCAGGTTTCAGAGTGCACACACATACATGGACAAAGACCAAGGGGTTTCCTCAGGAACCTGCgtgtccctcctcctcccacgTCCTTACTTTGAACTCATCTGAGATTTCTGACATGAAAGAGGAGATCTGCTTCATGAGCCGGTCAATGCTGCTCTCACTGCCAGTTTTCAGCAGCGTGGTGATGGCCAGGGTGGCTATGCTGCGGTTGGAGTCTGTCACAAGGTTCTCCAGGTCTAGATTACAGGCAGTCACAGCGGATGGGTGCTTCATGGCCACctagagcagagaaggaagagtgGAAATCACTCAACAGATGCAGAAGGCCCAGCTGGCAAAACCCTCCAAGTCTCTATAAGCTCTCACTCcttcctgtaaaaataaatgctacagaCCATACATGAGGGTCATCTCAGACAAACAACTAATCTGAGGTTAAAGTAATAAgctctttcttcctgcagaatTGCATCTcttgctggaagaaaagcagtagTAATAAAGGATCTTTTACTATTTTCAACTCTCTCATTTTCCTCtatatattaagaaaagaaagctatGAACTCCCAACAAAAACTCAGCGAGCCTAGCTGTGCAGAACAGCTTTGTGGGTGGAAGCACAGCAGTCACCAGACACTGccattctgcctttttcttttttagagttTACAAGGTCAAGGGAAAAAAGCTGGAGCAAAGATTGCCACGGAGCAGGCAAGAAGCAGCATCAAGGTTTGATCCCTGTTTTACAAGGAGCTCCTTCACTACGGGAAGCTCAGAAGGGAAAGCAGTAACAGGTAAGACCAGTGACACTCTTAGAGAGACCTGTGAAaatgattgcttttttttccccccttctgtaAAACATTCTTTGAGGTTTTACTCCACTCAGAAAGCAATGATATGTAAGACTGTAGCCCAGGGTAGAGGTTATTCACACAAAATCATCACAATCTGGCCCCCTTTCTCTTCTGAAGTCTGCACCTCCCTGCATATGAGAAACTATTACAGCTCCCAAGAGACCAGCTCCTACCTTGTTGAGGGTACGGACGGCTGCATATCTCAGTGCTGCTTTCGGGgagctgcaaaacagctgcaaaactgcAAGGTGGGAAAACCAAAGGCAGACATTTAGGCAACCTATTATTGAGAAGCATTTCATACCTAAAGCAAGAGCTTCAATGAAGAGACAGCTGCAGGCACAAGATAACTAGAAGCACGCTTAAGAAGCAACTGTAAATTTACcagcttcccccctccctccctgttgCCCCCTTTGCCACACATCCCTGCTGACAACTAGCTCGTACCCACCTCCCTCTTTTTCCATGGTGCTGCTGTCCTTCGCTCCTCTCGAAAGCCAATTTCATCACCTTGTCATCTTTCCTATCAAGTCCATTTGAACTGCTGTTCTCCATTTTTATGCAAACCCTGTTCCTTTCGCAGGGCCGGCCCATGAAGGGCACCCTGCCTGTGCAGAGAGGTGACACACAGCCTCCCTACCTGCCAACAGTCCCAGCTCAGGAGAACCTTTGGACTGGACTGAGCTGGCAAGGCAGGACCCCAACACCTTGGCTTCTTGCACAGTTACACTCAGTCTAAGGCAGGGAGATTAATCAGTTAGAATTCAGccttgtttcacagaaaaaaaagacccCTCTGGTAACCCACACTTGAACACACCAGGCAAATACCTTTACAGGAGCAAAGCTATTCACACACCACAGGCTCTCAGCAGCAGCATAAAGCAACAAAGGGCACGGCAGCATTACAGGCCTGAAACTACACACGGTCCTTGTTTCTTGGGGTAATCAGCAGGTGTCACCACCGCAGGCCCATAGTCCCCTCGCCAATGCCATGAGTGCCACATTTACCCGAGACAGCCGGAGCCAGCTCTTTGGCAGTGCAGTTGGGCAGGTTAACAATGGCAGATGCTGCTTCGTAGACCACCATCTCATGCTTGTTTCTTAGGCAGCTCTCGATGAAATCGAACAAGGGGCTATCGCGGCTAAAGGACAAAAAAACGACaagaatgaattaaaacaaaggtgctaacagaaataaagaatCTGGCAGCAGAAACAGGCAGGTCCCATAGCCCGTGGAAAGGTAAAAAGCAGCTGTAAGTCCACTGTCCCCAGATTTTGCAGTGGTCATTATAGTGTACTTCCAGCACGCTTGGCCTGGAAGCCAGGCTGCCTTCTGAGAAGACACCCTCTGCCTTACAGGCTAAAGGGAATCTCCCTCAGCCCTCACACACCGAGAGTCAACTGTACACACCACAAGTCTTATCTAGCAGGAAGCCACACTGCATACGTGGTAGCCACATAattacagaagacagagaaaatgaagtaGAATATCTCAATAAAGAACAGCTATGCAAAACGGTCCAGAGAAACAAGAAAGTATTCGATGTGCCAGCACACAGACAAGACACACAGAAGCCATCTCATAACAACCATGAAAGCatgctgtattttctctgctgccttttaaCCAACAATAAGAGGGCAGAAGCTGCATGCTTGCTCTTCAAAGACAGAAGTAATTGCCCTCACAAGATGGCAAGCGAGCctgcaggaggagatggaagcAGGACTGGAGGAAATTCTCCCAGCAGGGCAAAGGAGCCCCCTCACCTGCCAgcctcttcctccagcagcttgCTGGCTACTCGAATCATCATGCAGTAGGCAAACGGCGACTTCAGGCCGTGGCGCGTGAACTTGCTGAGCATCTTGTTGACTGCCAGGCGGTCATTCTTCCGCACATGGTAGAGCAAGCCCAGAGCATGATACTGTGCAGGGAAAGAGATCGTCACAAACCCACAGTGTGTTCTTTCCACTTTTATCCCCTCTGTTGCCCAAAAGTGCCTGGCTGAGCTCTAGCAGTTTGCTCCACTCCCAGCTGCTGCTTGCTATTCCCTGTGTTGGCAGCGGGTTTCCTACCTGCACCATGATATTGTCACTGGAAGCTGCCTCCTGAGCCTCATTCACCCAGCGTTTTACCACATCATAACTGGTCTTGAGCAGGTGCTGAGGGAGAGACAAAGCCACAGACAACCCATGAGAGAAGGATGGAGGAAGCTTTGGGAATCACAGCTGATATTAAGAAGAAGCGAGCCTTCCCCATGACGGCACTGGCAGCAGCAACTTACAGAATAGCAGAGGATCGGCATGCAGAGACCTGGCCATGACGGCTATGGCCTCAAGAGGTCGATGATATCCCACAAAGTCAGCACCAATCGCTCAGTTCACAAAGACTGAAACCCTGAAACTCCCAAGATGTCCAATCCCACCACAGATGACTGCTTCCCAGCTTGCCTGTCCCTCAGGCCCACCCTGCAGGGAGTACATACCAAGGAGGAcaccagagcagagctggataCACTTGGCACTTTGTCAACAATCGCCTGCTTCATGTAGCGCTCGATAGCCTGCAACATGGTactctgcagggagagggaaacAACAGCTGATATGGAAAAGCTGTTAGGAGTGTGAAAGGGGAGATGCAAAGGCATGAAAAGCAGAGTGAAAGGTGGGATGGGGTGATAGGGAAAGGTGAAGGGCTTGGGGCTGCCCCAAGGGAAAAGCAGCACTTACATCAGTGATTTGACAGAGTGCTCTCACAGCAGGGCCTCGATAATTGTCATCCTTCCCAGTCATGTCTTTGGTTAAGCTGGTTGAAAACAGGAAGCTCTCAATACTGCACTCCTGAGCCAGCAGCTCTCAGGTGCACACACAGTGcacacagagcagcaggcagccaggatCACAGCTGAATGCCAAGCAGGCAACCGCAGGTCTCGGGCAAGTCCCACTggggtgggaaggcaggaggaaaagatCAGTGCTCAGGTTCCAAGCCCATCAGTAGGCTGTACGAGCTCCTGATCACCGCGGGAGGCTGGAGTGCACACACATGCTCCTGAGCCATTTGTCTTCTTTACTGAAGGCTCATTCCTGCCCTTTCCCCAGGATCCTGGTCAGTGTGAGACCAGCTATGAGGGGACAGGAGTTCATCACATCGCAGCACTTGGGACTGGCTTCTGCCTGCTGCACGGCCTCGGCCCTCAGCAGACCCTGTACCCTCCTGCTCCTGTCTCCCGATATGGCACCGGCCTTTCAGTGGGATGAGCAGCAATTCAGGAATGACTCACAGACGGAATTTTGTTCCCCAGTGAAGTCGCATCCTGTGCTGCTAAAGGAGCAATAAATCCCTGCCTACCTGTTGAAAGCCTTGGGATTTATGCCAGAAAGCTTCAAAAAGCTTCAAGGCATTCAGACAGGAAAGTAGGATTTAATGAAACAGTcttttgcaaaagggaaaaaaccagcagtgCTGCCATATCACGTAACCAAGAGACAATCCAAACACCCATAGGTATGGGATGTGGGGACCCAGCACATTTCACATACATCACTAGGAGTCTGTATTTTAATGGcctcttttaaaggaaaaatttttcCTCACCAAGGGCATTCCCTATCCCCACCCTGCTTAGGGACTACAGTTATCTCCAGGCGGTTGGACAGGCATTACTGGAGGACACGTGAATATAACAGTAAGAAAAGCAGAGTGACTGAGACTGACCTGCTAGTAACAATGATTACATCTTCTGCAATAGAAGACATCTCTTTGATAGTCAGGTAACACATCCGGCGAAGAGTTGGCTgacaaggaaagagggaagaCAGACATCAGCTGAGAGGATCCCGGATAGGAAGGAATCTCAGTTTTCCCTGCTTCCATGATTTTATTGTGAAGATCAAGAACCTGATACCTTCAGAGAGCCCCGGTGCCCGAGTGTAAAAGAGGTACAAACCCCATATTAATTAACAAAACACCTCTTCCTCTTCTAAATCCCTCAATCTTAGGGTGAAGCCGCAGAGATATCAGATTTAGCTGGACCTACAGTTTCATGTTTCACTTGTCATTCACATGAACAAAGAGAAAAGCTTGAAATCATTAGCTGAAGGCACCCTGTTGCTTCAAAaccaagaaagcaagcaatttaTATCCCTGAGCCTGGGGATTTCTACACTGGTCTCATCATTTTAATGCTTTGTGGTTTGCAGGACCACTAGCGATGGTACTACTGCTGTTTGTAGGTACTAATTCCTAGCCTCCTCCAGGACACACTGTTGTTGACTCTCAGCAGGAAGCAGGATCTTTTAATGCTGGGCACAAAGCACAGTGTATTCTAGCTGATTATATGCTTAATCTGTGCCTAGCACAATCTCAAGAGTTAAACAACAATTCAGAGGGAGGAACCTGTCTCAAGAACTGAGAATGCTTCAGTCAGGCTGCTACAAGATCTGGGAAGGGCTAGGAAGCCGTTGTCTGTTTCTAAACTTTCATCCTACTCTTCCCACTCAGATCAGGTAGCTCCAGGAGGACAGAAAAGCTGACTGTATAAAAAGGCACATCTCGAGGCTGAAAAAGACACTGTTGACAACTTGTTCCACCAGATAAATACAGCAGAAAACAACAAGCAGACTTACATCATTGGACTGAAACAGCTTGGTCATAGCAAAGAAGGATTCGGTAGCTTCCGTGACACCAAGGTGCTCCCCCTAGAAGATgtttggaaagaaggaaggaaatccCATTTACCACAAC
This sequence is a window from Mycteria americana isolate JAX WOST 10 ecotype Jacksonville Zoo and Gardens chromosome 11, USCA_MyAme_1.0, whole genome shotgun sequence. Protein-coding genes within it:
- the COPG1 gene encoding coatomer subunit gamma-1, encoding MLKKFDKKDEESGGGSNPFQHLEKSAVLQEARVFNETPINPRKCAHILTKILYLINQGEHLGVTEATESFFAMTKLFQSNDPTLRRMCYLTIKEMSSIAEDVIIVTSSLTKDMTGKDDNYRGPAVRALCQITDSTMLQAIERYMKQAIVDKVPSVSSSALVSSLHLLKTSYDVVKRWVNEAQEAASSDNIMVQYHALGLLYHVRKNDRLAVNKMLSKFTRHGLKSPFAYCMMIRVASKLLEEEAGSRDSPLFDFIESCLRNKHEMVVYEAASAIVNLPNCTAKELAPAVSVLQLFCSSPKAALRYAAVRTLNKVAMKHPSAVTACNLDLENLVTDSNRSIATLAITTLLKTGSESSIDRLMKQISSFMSEISDEFKVVVVQAINALCQKYPRKHAVLMNFLFTMLREEGGFEYKRAIVDCIISIIEENSESKETGLSHLCEFIEDCEFTVLATRILHLLGQEGPKTNNPSKYIRFIYNRVVLEHEEVRAGAVSALAKFGAQNEEMLPSILVLLKRCVMDDDNEVRDRATFYLNVLEQKQKALNAGYILNGLTVSIPGLERALHQYTLEPSEKPFDLKSVPLATAPIVEQRAENAPVAVVKQPEKVAATRQEIFQEQLGAIPEFRGLGPLFKSSPEPVALTELETEYVVRCTKHTFVSHMVFQFDCTNTLNDQILENVTVQMEPTEGYEVIGYVPAKTLVYNQPGTCYTLVALSEEDPTAVACTFSCMMKFTVKDCDPNTGETDDEGYEDEYVLEDLEVTVADHIQRVLKPNFGAAWDEVGDEYEKEETFTLSAIKTLEEAVSNIVKFLGMQPCERSDKVPDNKNSHTLYLAGVFRGGHDLLVRSRLVLTDTVTMQVTARSGEELPVDVIMASVG